The segment aataaaagttatgtgATTATAGAATATCCtagttaaactgttttaaaacatttgacaATAAGCAGATGAACTGGTAATATGAGGGaattatactgaacaaaattataaacgcaacacttttgtttttgcccccatttgtATTGAGATGAACTCAAAGATCTATGCCATTTatgattttgttcagtgtatgatTTGGTACATAAACAGGCATCCACCACAGTCCCAGTCTTTTCAAGCAAAGATAAGTTGTGGATTAACCCTTTCTGAAAAACGTAATGTAATAATTATCAAACTGTTCAAAATTAACAATTTTCAACAAGACTTCAAAGAATATGTCTTTCACCATCTACTATACATAATACGGTAAATAATGGGGGCAGTTgtggcccaatggttagagaGTAACTGGGcagacttgtaacccgaaggttgcGGGTTCGAGTCTCATTTCCGGCAGGGATTGTCGATGGGGGAGAGAATGTACACTGCTTTCTTCCATCCTCAATACCAATACTGAGGTTATCTTGTTGTGCAAGACACCAATCCCGGTCACCTGCTCACCGGTACACCCAACAATATGGCCGCCCGCTGCTGtttgttcactactgtgtgtgtacacttggaTTCTGAGTATAGGTCATTATACTTGGCcacattaacatttaatattgtgaaaagattcagggAATCTGGAGAAATCTATCTATAAATGTAAAGACAGGAAACCTCTGTTGAATGTGTGAAGCTCTTTCTACAGTTAGCAGGTGTATGGCTTCTCTCtggtgtgaatcctcatgtgccTGTTAAAGCTTCCGTGCTGAGTGAAACTgattccacactgagggcatacGTAAGGCTTCTCGCCGGTGTGGACGCTCATGTGGCTTTTAAGGGTTCCTTTTACTGAAAAACATTTTCCACACTGAGGAcaggtgaaaggtttctctccagtgtgaatcctcatgtggacTTTAAGGTTTCCATGTTCAATGAAATactttccacactgttgacaggtgaaaggcttctctccatcATGAATCCTCATGTGGACTTTAAGGTTTCCATGTTGagtgaagctctttccacactgctGGCaagtgtaaggcttctctcctgtGTGTATTCTCTTATGGACTGTAAGGGTCTGTCTGTGTGTAAAACTCCTTCCACAATGAGGGCAGATGTAAGACTGCTCTCCGGTGTGAATTTTCATGTGGCTTTTAAGGTCTCCTATTCGAATAAAACAGTTTCCACACTGTTTGCAGGTGTATGGCTTCTcaccagtgtgaattctcatgtgactTTTGAGGTCTCCTATTCGAATGAAACAATTTCCACACAGTGagcaggtgaaaggcttctctccagtgtgaattcttatGTGGACAGTaagagtctgtctgtgtgtaaaACTCCTTCCACAATGAGGGCAGGTGTAAGACCTCTCACCAGTGTGAATATTCATGTGGCTTTTAAGATCTCCTTTTCGAATGAAACTATTTCCACACTGTTTGCAGATGTATGTCTTCTCTCCactgtgaatcctcatgtggatTGTAAGGTTTCCACGTTGATAAAAACTCTGTCCACACTCTTGGCAGGTGAAATTGTTTCTAGTTCCAGTCTTTTGAGCTTTTTTTTGTGAGGAAGTCTTTCCAGTCTGTGGGCAACTAAATGATGTTCGTCCAGTTATAAGATCATGTTTCTTATTCAGATCTGTATCTTGCATTACATTTAGttcttcattttcctctttcAGCGGCATCATTTCTAGGATGAAAGGAGACA is part of the Carassius gibelio isolate Cgi1373 ecotype wild population from Czech Republic chromosome A4, carGib1.2-hapl.c, whole genome shotgun sequence genome and harbors:
- the LOC127967841 gene encoding gastrula zinc finger protein XlCGF8.2DB isoform X2, which translates into the protein MEFIKEEREEIQIEETVKHEETEEQTEMMPLKEENEELNVMQDTDLNKKHDLITGRTSFSCPQTGKTSSQKKAQKTGTRNNFTCQECGQSFYQRGNLTIHMRIHSGEKTYICKQCGNSFIRKGDLKSHMNIHTGERSYTCPHCGRSFTHRQTLTVHIRIHTGEKPFTCSLCGNCFIRIGDLKSHMRIHTGEKPYTCKQCGNCFIRIGDLKSHMKIHTGEQSYICPHCGRSFTHRQTLTVHKRIHTGEKPYTCQQCGKSFTQHGNLKVHMRIHDGEKPFTCQQCGKYFIEHGNLKVHMRIHTGEKPFTCPQCGKCFSVKGTLKSHMSVHTGEKPYVCPQCGISFTQHGSFNRHMRIHTREKPYTC